From one Nitrosococcus halophilus Nc 4 genomic stretch:
- a CDS encoding ABC transporter ATP-binding protein: MRPLKVADGVVLSVRGVGVTYRRRTGFLRQNRFEALRDVSFDLYQGESLGVIGSNGAGKSTLLKVLGGIIRPDKGKIINPGHSVALLSLRLGFDPNLSGRDNAIVSGLLLGFRRKQVEEKLGEIIAFAELESFIDYPLHTYSAGMRARLGFSVAFHLEPDILLIDEVLGVGDADFQRKSRAEIERKIASDKTIVLVSHSVAAIRKLCNRAVWVEQGKTRMEGEVNEVVAAYEAFVQEKNSQ, translated from the coding sequence ATGAGGCCATTGAAGGTGGCAGACGGGGTGGTGCTCTCGGTCAGGGGCGTCGGCGTCACCTACCGCCGCAGGACCGGGTTTCTAAGACAAAACCGATTCGAGGCCCTGCGTGATGTCTCTTTCGACCTGTATCAAGGGGAATCCCTGGGGGTAATCGGCAGCAATGGGGCAGGAAAAAGCACCCTGTTGAAGGTGCTTGGCGGCATCATCCGCCCGGATAAGGGGAAAATTATCAATCCTGGGCATTCCGTGGCCCTATTGTCATTGAGGCTGGGTTTCGATCCCAATCTCAGTGGGCGCGACAACGCCATCGTCAGCGGTTTGCTGTTGGGATTCCGGCGCAAGCAGGTGGAGGAGAAGCTGGGCGAGATTATCGCCTTCGCGGAACTGGAGTCATTTATTGATTATCCTTTGCATACTTATTCCGCCGGCATGCGGGCCCGCCTCGGATTTTCGGTGGCCTTCCACCTGGAGCCGGATATTCTGCTCATCGACGAAGTGTTGGGGGTCGGCGATGCCGATTTCCAGCGCAAGTCCCGGGCCGAGATAGAGCGCAAGATTGCATCGGACAAAACCATCGTTTTGGTCTCCCACAGCGTGGCGGCTATTCGCAAGCTATGCAACCGGGCCGTTTGGGTCGAGCAGGGGAAGACCCGGATGGAAGGAGAAGTCAACGAGGTGGTGGCTGCCTATGAGGCGTTTGTGCAGGAAAAAAACAGCCAGTAG
- a CDS encoding glycosyltransferase family 2 protein, with protein sequence MGFFRKPVDLSFIVITYNMDRELPRTLQSLSRRYQLGADGVNYEVVVVDNGSRPPFGRERVEAHGDNFRYLYLENAPPSPAYGLNQGVKNSRGAIVCLMIDGARIASPGLVRWASGAFRIFDDPTVSVLGWHLGPQLQNYSVAEGYNQGKEDALLAGIGFPQEGYRLFEIAVLAASCQDGWFLPMGESNAIFLRRESFWNLGGYDERFDLAGGGLVNLDFYRRAVLRDKAELVTLLGEGVFHQIHGGIATNSGEAQWQQNIQSWRAQYKELRGVDFAPPKKRPIYLGTLPTAVLPSLEESARKAAANPAAWE encoded by the coding sequence TTGGGATTCTTCCGAAAGCCGGTAGACCTGTCTTTTATTGTCATCACCTACAATATGGACAGGGAACTGCCCAGGACTTTGCAGTCCCTGAGCCGGCGCTATCAGCTTGGCGCCGACGGCGTCAATTACGAAGTGGTGGTGGTCGACAACGGCTCCCGTCCTCCCTTCGGGAGGGAGCGGGTGGAGGCCCACGGCGACAATTTTCGCTATCTATACTTGGAAAATGCGCCCCCCTCACCCGCCTATGGGTTAAATCAGGGGGTGAAGAACTCCCGGGGCGCTATTGTCTGCTTGATGATTGACGGGGCCAGAATTGCTTCCCCCGGCCTGGTGCGCTGGGCTTCCGGGGCTTTCCGGATATTTGACGATCCCACCGTCTCGGTGCTGGGATGGCATTTGGGGCCTCAATTGCAAAACTACTCCGTCGCCGAAGGATATAATCAGGGCAAGGAGGATGCCTTATTGGCGGGAATCGGTTTTCCCCAGGAGGGTTACCGATTGTTCGAGATTGCCGTGCTCGCCGCTTCTTGCCAAGACGGATGGTTCTTGCCCATGGGGGAAAGCAACGCCATCTTTCTGCGCAGGGAAAGCTTTTGGAATCTCGGCGGCTATGATGAGCGGTTTGATTTGGCGGGAGGGGGGCTGGTCAATCTGGATTTTTATCGCCGGGCGGTGCTGCGGGATAAGGCGGAGTTGGTGACTCTGCTCGGTGAAGGAGTCTTTCATCAGATCCATGGGGGCATTGCCACCAATTCCGGAGAAGCCCAATGGCAGCAGAACATCCAATCCTGGCGCGCCCAGTATAAAGAATTGCGGGGGGTGGATTTCGCGCCGCCTAAAAAGAGACCTATTTATCTGGGCACCCTGCCGACGGCAGTTTTGCCCTCATTGGAGGAATCCGCACGGAAAGCGGCGGCAAACCCTGCCGCGTGGGAGTAA
- a CDS encoding class I SAM-dependent methyltransferase, with amino-acid sequence MASGGSSRPGEQPLSGVNKYYDLGRTLAQVKAGRHRGLVGGLWEEIGRLQRDFLLQQGLKPEMRLLDMGCGCFRGGVHLIEYLQPGHYYGIDISQELMDAGYQKELVPQGLDNKLPKENLFCDDGFRAAHFGVHFDMALAQSLFTHLPMNHIRLCLTRLAEAMKPGGTFYATAFICPEGSDWADAFTHPQGKFTTYPADDPYHYRLADFSYCIDGLPWRFEFIGDWGHPRGQSMLMFTRTA; translated from the coding sequence ATGGCCAGTGGTGGTTCGTCCAGACCCGGTGAACAACCGCTATCTGGGGTGAATAAATATTACGATCTGGGCAGGACCCTCGCTCAGGTGAAGGCGGGCCGGCATCGCGGCCTGGTCGGTGGGCTGTGGGAGGAGATCGGCCGCCTGCAACGGGACTTTCTCTTGCAGCAGGGCCTGAAGCCGGAAATGCGCCTTTTGGATATGGGCTGTGGTTGTTTTCGAGGCGGCGTACACCTGATCGAATATCTCCAGCCGGGCCACTATTATGGTATCGACATTTCCCAGGAATTGATGGATGCGGGCTACCAGAAAGAATTAGTGCCCCAGGGGTTGGACAATAAGCTGCCGAAGGAAAATCTGTTCTGCGACGACGGCTTCCGTGCTGCCCACTTTGGGGTGCATTTCGATATGGCGTTGGCCCAGTCCTTGTTCACCCATTTGCCGATGAATCATATCCGGCTGTGTCTGACGCGGCTGGCCGAGGCTATGAAGCCTGGCGGTACCTTCTACGCGACTGCCTTCATCTGCCCAGAAGGCAGCGACTGGGCGGATGCCTTTACCCATCCCCAGGGCAAATTTACGACTTACCCCGCCGACGATCCGTACCATTACCGGCTCGCAGATTTCAGCTACTGTATCGACGGGTTGCCATGGCGTTTCGAGTTCATCGGCGACTGGGGACATCCCCGCGGCCAGTCCATGTTGATGTTTACCCGCACGGCGTAG
- a CDS encoding peptidylprolyl isomerase, which yields MQILAWVGYGLLFLMTVGASAVAAETPEAVSVSPQLRLTAEDYRRHLSGVEAKQWQGLTGDRERLRDLALDFHSNWVLAAEAEDLGLAEDPKVAAQLRAVRRQVLARALMKKVAGEAAVPSDRDLKALARERYSLHKDKLRTAEKRRVAHILLAEPADCPCDERPPARERAAALRRELLAGGDFGAAARERSRDKGTAPDGGELPGWIKRDGRLVKPFEDAAFALTKPGDISKPVETPFGVHLIKLLEVKPSRQLSFEEVKGKLMRQVRAEVRASAMEQKRSQSYPDPRKINYEVLEQVVNELQPKGK from the coding sequence ATGCAGATTTTAGCGTGGGTCGGATATGGGCTTTTGTTTTTGATGACGGTAGGGGCTTCGGCGGTTGCCGCCGAGACGCCCGAAGCGGTGAGCGTTTCGCCGCAATTGCGCTTGACGGCGGAAGATTATCGCCGCCATTTGAGCGGTGTTGAAGCCAAGCAGTGGCAAGGCCTGACTGGGGATCGGGAACGGCTGCGGGATCTGGCCCTGGATTTCCATTCTAATTGGGTGCTTGCCGCCGAGGCCGAGGACCTGGGTTTGGCGGAGGATCCCAAGGTGGCGGCCCAGCTTCGGGCCGTGCGCCGCCAGGTGCTGGCGAGGGCGTTGATGAAGAAGGTCGCCGGGGAGGCGGCCGTGCCCTCCGATAGGGATTTGAAGGCCCTGGCCCGGGAGCGTTATAGTCTGCACAAGGATAAGCTGCGCACCGCCGAAAAGCGCCGGGTGGCCCACATTCTGCTGGCCGAGCCGGCAGACTGTCCCTGCGATGAGCGGCCACCGGCGCGGGAGCGGGCTGCGGCGCTTCGCCGGGAGTTGCTCGCCGGCGGGGATTTCGGGGCGGCGGCGCGGGAGCGCAGCCGGGACAAAGGGACGGCCCCAGACGGCGGGGAACTGCCCGGCTGGATCAAACGGGACGGCAGGTTGGTCAAACCCTTCGAGGATGCCGCCTTCGCCTTAACCAAGCCCGGCGATATCAGCAAGCCGGTGGAGACTCCCTTTGGCGTGCATCTGATCAAACTGTTGGAGGTGAAGCCGTCGCGGCAGCTCAGCTTCGAGGAAGTTAAGGGGAAGCTGATGCGGCAAGTGCGCGCCGAAGTGCGGGCCAGCGCCATGGAGCAAAAGCGCAGTCAGTCCTATCCCGATCCGAGGAAAATCAATTACGAGGTGCTGGAGCAAGTGGTCAACGAATTACAGCCAAAAGGGAAGTGA
- a CDS encoding transposase: MLVDRATFHQSPQVRNFVRAHRPQLRVFFLPKKAPELNPDEPAWNELKNNHLGKQPVKNKTDLKKRLEAALNSLQRQTERICSFFQLPEAQYAAE; the protein is encoded by the coding sequence TTGCTGGTGGACCGGGCCACCTTTCATCAGTCCCCACAGGTCCGTAATTTCGTTCGCGCTCATCGTCCCCAGCTGCGGGTGTTCTTCTTGCCCAAGAAAGCGCCCGAACTCAATCCCGATGAACCGGCGTGGAATGAGCTTAAAAATAACCACCTGGGAAAACAACCGGTCAAAAACAAAACCGATCTCAAAAAACGTCTTGAAGCGGCCTTAAACTCGTTACAGCGCCAGACAGAGCGTATCTGCTCTTTTTTTCAATTACCGGAAGCGCAATATGCGGCTGAATAA
- a CDS encoding right-handed parallel beta-helix repeat-containing protein encodes MADHDVGATRSTLSWSDCGESIPWATYWGPSQSGPLSTFVDNNPCVQIADGTHVFSGTQLMQNTSHGFLYVRGNGSNTVLKANESMHCPYYPSSSSCFRRLLKVDSSNVKIENLKINGDAYLSNGTMRDGLAGGITILKGTSNHNNVVNNVIFRNLVCVGVQLGGNGNSVKNSNFAYIGGYCPDSDNPNWFGVGAGIYAAGWGGLASWNVAIRDNSFQNLQGTPIDVAKVDYGAITGNFIKNTKGIAGMMLFGNRYFNVLNNTVDNAGGEFNQPAYDSHPDCYIESDNEETAIRICSDGSSNKSVDMTVKNNTIKNSDYGIVLIGSSGREPDDSTIEGNDLWNNPVGNRCMDDRSPGANTWSQSSCNVLYF; translated from the coding sequence ATGGCCGACCACGACGTAGGAGCAACGCGCAGTACCCTCTCCTGGTCCGATTGCGGCGAGTCGATTCCCTGGGCCACCTACTGGGGCCCCTCACAGAGCGGTCCGCTGAGTACTTTTGTTGACAACAACCCATGTGTTCAGATTGCGGACGGGACGCATGTTTTCAGCGGAACACAACTTATGCAGAACACGTCCCACGGCTTTCTGTATGTGCGAGGAAATGGTAGCAACACAGTCCTCAAGGCAAACGAGAGCATGCACTGCCCTTACTATCCATCGAGCAGCAGTTGCTTCCGCAGGCTGTTGAAAGTCGACAGCTCGAATGTAAAAATCGAAAATCTGAAGATCAATGGGGATGCATACCTCAGCAACGGCACGATGCGTGACGGACTAGCAGGCGGCATCACAATTCTTAAAGGGACAAGTAACCATAACAACGTCGTCAACAACGTAATTTTCCGGAACCTTGTATGCGTCGGTGTGCAGCTAGGGGGGAATGGAAACTCGGTCAAGAACAGCAATTTCGCCTACATCGGCGGCTATTGCCCGGACAGTGACAATCCCAATTGGTTCGGCGTAGGGGCGGGTATATATGCCGCTGGCTGGGGTGGCCTTGCCTCATGGAACGTCGCGATTCGGGACAACAGCTTCCAAAACCTCCAAGGGACGCCGATCGACGTCGCCAAGGTGGATTACGGAGCGATCACAGGGAACTTTATCAAGAATACAAAGGGAATTGCCGGGATGATGCTGTTCGGAAACCGGTATTTCAATGTGTTGAACAACACGGTGGACAACGCGGGAGGCGAGTTCAACCAGCCTGCGTATGATTCGCATCCGGATTGCTACATCGAATCCGACAACGAAGAAACCGCGATCCGTATTTGCTCGGACGGCAGTTCCAATAAATCCGTTGACATGACTGTGAAGAACAATACGATCAAAAATAGCGACTACGGCATCGTGCTTATCGGCAGTTCCGGTCGCGAGCCGGATGACAGCACCATCGAAGGGAATGACCTTTGGAACAACCCAGTCGGCAATCGGTGCATGGATGACCGGTCGCCCGGGGCCAATACCTGGAGCCAGTCTTCCTGCAACGTCCTTTACTTCTAG
- a CDS encoding glycosyltransferase family 2 protein, with translation MLAMKALDSGFSVRRRMPALEKTAPSVCAVVLNWNRPDHTLECLDSLLPLIQKRQLALVVCDNASSDDSIDRIRAWAGRHFHLQTDSLARLLGDSEPSSEWDFLLVQTGANRGYSGGNNVGIRCALGREQCEFVWILNNDVLVHPHALDALLACAQQNSHVGVFGSTIVDYYRRDRVQMAGGCRYQPLTTLMNPVGGGRSLNEVLAGEADVPLDYIGGAALFCRAEMLRKVGLFDERFFLYYEETDLARRARARGYALRWCQQSLVYHKGGVSTGGRSSVNRKESWRSNYYENLSTLLYTRKHHPKLLPMAATLRFLGKSLVYLLRRRLRLFSALMTAYRDALTGRQTVVPTTLPEPTLLASGSVLRRLPGRKRVEPMDGACYSVPRPEERGRFRVAKRLLENLHR, from the coding sequence ATGCTTGCGATGAAGGCGCTAGACAGTGGGTTTTCAGTCCGGCGGAGGATGCCAGCCCTTGAAAAGACAGCGCCCAGCGTGTGCGCCGTCGTTCTCAACTGGAACCGGCCCGACCATACCCTGGAATGTTTAGACTCCCTGCTGCCCTTGATCCAGAAGCGTCAACTGGCCCTGGTGGTCTGTGACAACGCCTCTTCGGATGATTCCATCGACCGGATTAGAGCCTGGGCCGGGCGCCATTTCCACCTCCAAACCGACTCTCTAGCGCGGCTGTTGGGGGATAGCGAACCCTCCTCGGAGTGGGATTTTCTGCTGGTGCAAACCGGCGCCAACCGGGGCTATTCAGGGGGCAACAACGTGGGCATCCGCTGCGCCCTGGGGCGAGAACAGTGCGAGTTCGTTTGGATTCTCAACAATGACGTCCTGGTCCACCCCCATGCCCTGGACGCATTGTTGGCGTGCGCCCAGCAGAATTCCCATGTGGGAGTCTTTGGCAGTACAATAGTGGATTACTATCGCCGCGACCGGGTGCAAATGGCCGGGGGGTGCCGTTATCAGCCCCTGACCACCCTCATGAATCCCGTTGGGGGCGGCCGGAGCTTAAACGAGGTGCTGGCCGGGGAGGCGGATGTCCCTTTGGATTATATCGGTGGGGCCGCCCTGTTCTGCCGCGCCGAGATGTTGAGAAAGGTCGGTTTATTCGACGAGCGTTTTTTCCTTTATTACGAGGAAACGGACTTGGCCCGCAGGGCCCGCGCTAGAGGGTACGCTCTCCGTTGGTGTCAACAGAGCCTGGTTTACCATAAGGGCGGGGTAAGCACTGGCGGGAGGTCATCGGTCAACCGGAAAGAGTCATGGCGGAGCAACTATTATGAAAACCTGAGCACGCTTCTGTATACGAGAAAACACCACCCGAAGCTTCTGCCCATGGCGGCCACATTGCGTTTTTTGGGCAAATCCCTGGTTTATCTTCTGCGCCGGCGTTTACGGCTATTTTCCGCATTGATGACGGCCTATCGGGATGCGTTGACAGGTCGGCAAACCGTCGTCCCCACAACCCTCCCCGAACCCACCCTATTGGCGAGCGGGTCGGTGTTGCGGCGTCTACCTGGCAGGAAAAGGGTCGAGCCAATGGACGGGGCCTGCTATAGCGTACCGAGACCTGAAGAACGCGGTCGGTTTCGTGTGGCTAAGAGACTGTTGGAAAACCTCCATAGGTAG
- a CDS encoding ABC transporter ATP-binding protein codes for MRARLGFSVAFHLEPDILLIDEVLGVGDADFQRKSWAEIERKIASDKTIVLVSHSAAAIRKLCNRAVWVEQGTTRMEGEVNEVVAAYEAFYRTKLSGVASK; via the coding sequence ATGCGGGCCCGCCTCGGATTTTCGGTGGCCTTCCACCTGGAGCCGGATATTCTGCTCATCGACGAAGTGTTGGGGGTCGGCGATGCCGATTTCCAGCGCAAATCCTGGGCCGAGATAGAGCGCAAGATTGCCTCGGATAAAACCATCGTTTTGGTCTCCCACAGCGCGGCGGCTATTCGCAAGCTATGCAACCGGGCCGTTTGGGTGGAGCAGGGGACGACCCGAATGGAAGGAGAAGTCAACGAGGTGGTGGCTGCCTATGAGGCATTTTACCGCACAAAATTATCTGGCGTGGCCTCGAAATAG
- a CDS encoding ABC transporter permease: MLGITVLQPRYRELVLFKAFTGLRAEASRTYLSFLWWVLEPLLSMSVYYVVFGLLIQRGTEDFVAFLLVGLVVWQWFAGSIKHGMNAIHGNGRLMTQVDLPKEIFPTIEMVMDLVKFGFVFVLLLIFLWLYGFDISPSYLALPCVILVQLLLLTTFTYLTAAIVPFVPDLKFLIDALLQLVFFLSGIFYAGASIPEQYQTYFYLNPVANLIEAYRDILMDGVWPDWAALFKVGLFALAGVYGAQLLIQRFSHLYPRIVEA, from the coding sequence ATGCTTGGAATCACCGTCCTTCAGCCACGTTATCGAGAACTCGTCTTGTTTAAGGCCTTCACTGGGCTGCGAGCCGAAGCGTCGCGCACTTACCTTAGCTTTCTCTGGTGGGTCCTCGAGCCCCTCCTTTCCATGTCGGTATATTACGTCGTTTTCGGTTTGCTCATTCAGCGCGGCACGGAAGACTTCGTGGCTTTCCTATTGGTGGGCTTGGTGGTTTGGCAGTGGTTTGCCGGTTCGATCAAACATGGCATGAACGCCATCCATGGTAATGGCCGGCTGATGACCCAGGTGGATCTGCCCAAGGAAATCTTTCCCACCATCGAAATGGTGATGGACTTGGTGAAGTTCGGGTTCGTCTTTGTCCTGTTGCTTATTTTTCTCTGGCTCTACGGATTTGATATCAGCCCCAGCTATCTGGCGCTACCCTGCGTCATATTGGTGCAGTTGCTGCTGCTCACGACCTTCACTTATCTGACGGCGGCCATTGTTCCCTTCGTGCCGGACCTTAAGTTTCTCATCGATGCCCTGCTGCAATTGGTTTTTTTTCTTTCCGGTATTTTTTACGCCGGGGCTTCCATCCCTGAGCAGTATCAAACCTATTTTTACCTCAATCCCGTGGCCAACCTCATCGAAGCCTACCGGGACATCCTCATGGACGGCGTCTGGCCGGATTGGGCCGCCCTCTTTAAAGTGGGCTTATTCGCCCTGGCGGGCGTCTACGGCGCCCAGCTTTTGATCCAGCGTTTCAGTCATCTCTACCCCAGGATCGTCGAAGCATGA
- a CDS encoding methyltransferase: MSASPTGKTVRPRLSIIGVFYNMAREAPRTLYSLSAGYQRGVSEGDYEVIAVDNGSNPPLDRAVSESLGGNFRHIRIDDGPPSPAAAINRGVAASLSPTVGILIDGARMSTPGVVQMALACLDRFDRPVVGTVGFHLGPDIQTRSPAQGYCQAEEDALLERSGWRRNGYRLFDISALGGSSRGAWLGRLAESNLLFLPRAMFDELEGYDERFDLPGGGLVNLDFYRRASDLKGSTLITLLGEATFHQIHGGTMANRPAAQIPDEMARYREQYRRIRGEDFRQSSRLPLLVGYPRREAMPWIRRASATLLNDWEYEAARSKAGGQASQPVSAPPSPELKPGDENYRAYVGRVEHYDLISALQFSLLGLLGLRESHYLLDVGCGSLRGGRLFIPYLQPSRYFGIEPNRWLVEEGINQEIGRDLVALKRPQFAYNDDFDLGVFHTDFDFILAQSIFSHTGPPLLRQCLRSAGRVLKQDGLLVATFVEREEDLIVGDEWVYPGLNHFSWSTIVAACSEAGLCCRKLDWPHTLQTWFVAAKDVQRIEAIAALGVDTVPDEVILTGHRFAMRKAGRPPNFYRNQRRGK; the protein is encoded by the coding sequence ATGAGCGCCTCGCCGACCGGGAAAACAGTGCGGCCGCGCCTGTCCATTATCGGGGTTTTCTATAATATGGCGCGTGAGGCGCCGCGTACCCTCTATTCCCTATCGGCAGGTTATCAGCGAGGGGTCAGTGAAGGGGATTACGAGGTGATCGCCGTGGATAACGGCTCAAACCCTCCCCTGGATAGGGCGGTAAGTGAAAGTTTGGGGGGGAATTTCCGCCATATCCGCATTGACGATGGGCCGCCGTCCCCGGCAGCGGCCATTAATCGGGGCGTGGCCGCCTCTCTGTCGCCGACGGTGGGCATTCTCATCGACGGCGCGCGCATGAGTACGCCGGGAGTGGTGCAGATGGCGTTGGCGTGTCTGGATCGCTTCGATCGTCCGGTGGTGGGGACGGTGGGCTTCCACCTGGGGCCCGATATCCAGACCCGTTCACCGGCCCAGGGGTACTGCCAGGCCGAGGAAGACGCCCTGCTGGAGCGCAGCGGATGGCGCCGGAACGGCTACCGGCTGTTTGATATCAGCGCTTTGGGAGGTTCCAGCCGGGGCGCCTGGTTGGGGAGGCTTGCGGAAAGCAATCTGTTGTTCCTGCCACGGGCGATGTTCGATGAATTGGAGGGCTACGACGAGCGCTTCGATCTGCCGGGCGGGGGGCTGGTCAATCTGGATTTTTATCGCCGCGCCAGTGATCTGAAGGGCTCGACCCTCATCACCTTGCTGGGCGAGGCGACCTTCCACCAGATTCATGGCGGCACCATGGCCAATCGGCCGGCGGCGCAAATTCCCGATGAAATGGCCCGCTACCGGGAGCAGTATCGGCGGATACGGGGCGAGGATTTTCGCCAATCTTCTCGGCTGCCCTTGTTGGTGGGCTATCCCCGGCGGGAAGCCATGCCCTGGATTCGTCGGGCCAGCGCGACCCTATTGAATGATTGGGAATACGAGGCGGCCCGTTCCAAAGCCGGTGGGCAAGCCTCCCAGCCGGTATCGGCGCCCCCGTCCCCGGAGTTGAAGCCGGGCGACGAAAACTATCGCGCCTATGTGGGCCGGGTGGAGCACTATGATCTGATTTCAGCCTTGCAGTTCAGCCTCCTGGGCCTGCTGGGGTTGCGGGAATCCCATTATTTGCTGGATGTGGGTTGCGGCTCCCTCCGTGGCGGGCGGTTGTTCATTCCCTATCTCCAACCCTCGCGCTATTTTGGCATTGAGCCGAACCGCTGGTTGGTGGAGGAGGGCATCAACCAGGAGATCGGCCGGGATCTGGTGGCGCTCAAGCGACCGCAATTCGCCTACAACGACGATTTCGATCTGGGGGTTTTCCATACCGATTTCGATTTCATCCTGGCCCAGTCCATTTTCAGTCATACCGGCCCCCCTCTATTGCGCCAGTGCCTTCGTTCAGCGGGCCGCGTCCTCAAGCAGGACGGTCTGCTGGTCGCCACCTTCGTGGAGCGGGAGGAGGATTTGATAGTGGGTGACGAGTGGGTTTATCCGGGGCTCAATCATTTTAGTTGGTCGACGATCGTGGCCGCTTGTTCCGAAGCCGGTTTGTGTTGCCGCAAGTTGGATTGGCCCCATACCTTGCAGACCTGGTTCGTGGCGGCAAAGGATGTCCAGCGTATCGAGGCCATCGCCGCCTTGGGGGTGGACACGGTCCCGGACGAGGTGATCCTGACCGGCCATCGTTTTGCCATGCGCAAGGCCGGCCGTCCGCCGAATTTTTACCGCAACCAGCGGCGCGGTAAGTAA
- a CDS encoding sulfotransferase family protein, producing MSPSKAVVVLGMHRSGTSCLAGCLEEAGLYLGPVNTKAPHNARGNRENRAIMDLNDEVLRANGGAWDRPPAAVRWDESQRRRRDGIIAAYPTHDIWGFKEPRTLLTLEGWLEALPMPSCVGTFRHPTAVAESLLQRNKFAPEKAYALWLAYNRRLLAYWERFRFPIICFDWEPPQYAERLAKIAGKLGLADPPRGSSFFTSALRRHHGRMERELPAEVRALYETLWEIAS from the coding sequence ATGAGTCCATCGAAGGCAGTCGTGGTGTTGGGAATGCATCGCAGCGGCACCAGTTGCCTGGCCGGCTGCCTGGAAGAAGCGGGGCTGTATCTGGGGCCGGTGAATACCAAGGCGCCCCACAACGCCCGCGGCAACCGGGAAAACCGGGCCATTATGGATCTTAACGACGAAGTGCTCCGGGCCAATGGCGGCGCCTGGGATAGGCCTCCGGCGGCAGTGCGCTGGGATGAATCTCAAAGGCGGCGCCGCGATGGGATTATCGCCGCCTATCCTACCCACGATATTTGGGGCTTCAAGGAACCGCGCACCTTGTTGACCCTGGAGGGGTGGTTGGAAGCCCTGCCGATGCCCAGTTGCGTGGGCACCTTCCGCCATCCGACCGCAGTGGCCGAGTCCTTGCTCCAGCGCAACAAGTTTGCCCCGGAGAAGGCTTACGCTTTGTGGCTGGCCTATAATCGGCGACTGCTCGCCTATTGGGAACGCTTTCGTTTTCCCATTATTTGTTTCGATTGGGAGCCCCCGCAATACGCCGAGCGGCTGGCCAAGATCGCTGGGAAGCTAGGACTTGCCGACCCCCCTCGGGGATCGTCCTTCTTCACCTCCGCTTTACGGCGCCATCATGGGCGGATGGAGAGGGAACTGCCCGCTGAGGTGCGGGCCCTGTATGAGACTCTGTGGGAGATAGCTTCATGA
- a CDS encoding sulfotransferase family 2 domain-containing protein, with protein MDHLMGDEVVYFLHIPKTAGTSFQYYLAQYFPGGKICPAQVQAELLQIPAHELQEYRLFAGHFWGLQQLLDQRLALITMLREPLARAISN; from the coding sequence ATGGATCACTTGATGGGCGATGAGGTTGTTTATTTTCTACATATACCCAAGACGGCGGGAACGAGTTTTCAATACTACTTGGCCCAGTATTTTCCTGGGGGCAAAATTTGTCCGGCCCAGGTCCAAGCAGAGCTTTTGCAGATTCCCGCCCATGAACTGCAAGAATACAGACTATTCGCCGGACATTTCTGGGGCCTTCAACAACTTCTTGATCAACGCCTTGCATTAATTACCATGCTCCGAGAGCCGTTGGCCCGGGCGATATCCAACTAG